The window CCTAAAACAATGAATAAAATAGATGATTTTTAGTAACTACtccgtatatatatattatgaaataaaagcaatttagtaaaacatgaataagaaataaaagcaatttagtaaaacatgaacaaaaataaagattgagaaaaggaagagatttttttcttcaattgtgtgtattttcctatctattacaaggactttatataggcataaaaagtgaagaaaatatgtcatggaatatgtcattgaatatacaaaatatatcattgaatatgtcattaagcatttgagatgaaaatcatggaagaagagtagacatccaccataatgtgatatttatcataacactcccccttggatgtccatagataatgtgcctcgttaaaatcttattaaGCATGTAgggaaaaaatcttagtgaaggaaaaagagtacacatatctgtAATACGTTTTatttgttgcctcgttaaaaaccttaccagtaaaacccagtgggacaaaacctagactaagggaaaaagagtacagcgCGTATCTTACTCCCCCTCATGAAAACATCACTTTATTTCCCGAAGACGGCGCATTCCAATCTTCTGTCTCAACTTCTCAAATgttgaggttggtaatgccttaaTGAACAGATCAACCAAATTTTCACATGAACGAATCTGTTGAACATTAATTTCACCATTTTGTTGAAGATCATGCGTAAAAaagaactttggtgaaatgtgctttgttctgTCTCCTTTGATGTATCCTCCTTTCAGTTGAGcaatgcatgcagcattgtcttcatatagTGTAGTTGGATTATCTATTTACATAAGAAAACCACACATTTCCTGAATATGTTGTGTCATTGATCTCAACCAAACACATTCCCGACTAGCCtcatgaatggctattatctcagcatgatttgaagatgtGGCAACTATTGTTTGTTTCATTGAACGCCATGATATagcagtacctccatatgtaaacaaatAGCTTGTTTGAGATCGGGCTTtatgtggatcagacaaataaccTGCATCGGCATAGCCAATCATTTCTGACTTGAATTCATTAGAATAAAACAATCTCATATCTATAATTCCCCGAAGATATCTAAATATATGGTTAACACCATTCCAATGTCTTTTTGTTGGAGAGGAGCTGAATCTTGCTAATAAGCTCACTGCAAAAGCAATATCTGGTCAAGTATTATTGGCAAAATACATtagtgccccaattgcactaagatatggagtTTTATCACCAACGAGCTCTTCATCATTATCTTGAGGccgaaatggatctttatttatgtcAAGCGATCTCACAACCATTGcagtactcaatggatgtgcatTATCCATATAAAATCACTTTAAAACCTTTtcagtgtatgttgattgatggacaaaaattccatttGGTACATGCTCAATTTGGaggccaagacaaaattttgtcttaccaagatctttcatttcaaattctttcttcaaacactCTACAGCCTTTGGAAGCTCTTTCGAAGTGCCAATAATATTcaagtcatcaacatacacaACTATGatgacaaattcagatccagacctctTAATAAAGACACAAGGGCAAATAGGGTCATTTTTGTACCCTTCATTTAGCAAATACTcgctaaggcgattataccacatccTCCCTGATTGTTTCAATACGTATaaggatttctgaagctttattgaacaagtttctcttAAACTTTTATGTGCTTCAGGaactttaaatccttcagggattttcacaAAAATTTCATTGTCCAGTGAGCCATATAAGTAGGCTGTGACAACAGCCATCAACcacatatcaagtttttcatggacTGCCAGATTTATTAGATACCTGAAGGTAATTGCATCTACCACcagagaatatgtctccatataatcaatgatAGGACTTTGTGAAAATCTTTGTGCCACAGGTCGTGCTTTATATCTTACGACTTCACCTTTctcatttcgttttcgcacaaaaacccatttgtaACCCACTGACTTGACACCTTCAGGCGTTCGGACTATTGGTCCAAAAACTTCATGTTTTTTGAGTGAAGCCAATTCCGTTTGAATTGCGtttttccattttggccaatcatttttcTGTCTACATTCATCGATAGATTTTggctcaagatcctcatcttgttgcattatttcaactgcaacattatatgcaaaattgTTGTTAACAATAACGTTATTTCGGTTCCACCTTTTTCCCgtagagacataacttattgatatctcttcatttttatcatttccaGTTACTAGAACCTCCTGTGAGGTCTTATCAATTGCTATGTTATGATCaacttgatcatttgctcctttcCTTTTTCGGGGATTCTTATCCTTGGAAccaattggtctaccacgtttaaGGCGTGGCCTAGACTCATTTGCATCATCATACTGTCCAGTTGGGacatcaactcgaattggagcatttaCAGCTGGAATATACGATTTAGTAACCTGTGGAATGTTagtaaatgcatctggcaattgatttgcaatgTTTTGCATATAAATGATCTTTTGAACTTCTTATTCACATTGATTTGtgcgaggatctaaatgagatagAGATAATACGTTCCAATCTATCTCTTTTTCTAGCtgtttattttctccccctaatgttagaaaaactgattcatcaaaatgacaatcaacAAATCTGGTTGTAAATAAATCTCATGTCATAGGCTCCAAATATttaataatagaaggagattcataacCAACATATactcccaaccttctttggggacccatctttgtgcgttttAGTAGAGCAATTGAAACATATACtgcacatccaaaaattcttagatgggaaatatttggctcctgaccaaaagccaattgtaatggggagactttatgataactggTTGGCCTTATGCGCACAAGTGCTGATGCATGCAAAATAGCATGTCCCCATACTGAAAGGGGAAGTTTTGTCCTCATTAGCAATGGTCTAGCTATTAGTTGGAGGTGCTTAATCAATGATTCTGCTATActattttgagtatgaacatgaaCAACCGGATGCTCAACTTTTATTCCAGTGGCCATACAATAGTCAATAAAGGCTTGAGATGTAaattcaccagcattatcaagacgaattatcttaattgcataatctggaaattgtgctcttaaccttattatttgggccaacaatctcgcaaatgccatattacGAGTTGACAATAAGCACAAATGTGATCATCTTGTAGATGCGTCTATCAAGACCATAAAATacttgaatggtccacatggagggtgtataggcccacatatatcaccgtgtatacgttccagaaatgcaggggattcaatcccaactttaGCTGATGTTGGTTTAATAACCATTTTTTCTTGAGAACAAGCAGCACatgagaattccttaaattgaagaatcttcttgTTCTTCAATGTGTGCCCATTTGAATTCTCTATTATTCTGCGCATCATGTTAGAACcgggatggcccaaccggtcgtgccaaatgataaaatcattagAAGTAGTAAACCTTTtgtttactatggcatgtgattCAACCACACCAATGTTTGTGTGGTACAATCCAGAAGAAAATGCGGGCAATTTTTCGTGCATATATCGTTTACCCTCTTTTATTGTAGTAAAGGTATTCAACCTTTCCTTCGTTTGATGTCTCAACAtggtagccattttggcgaatagctttgaaactcaacaagtttctttgagacttactacaatacaaTGTATTATCAATAGTTAATATCGTTCCTCCGGGTAATAATAAGGCCGCTCTTCTAGAGCCCTCAATCAActttgtactaccggatattgtattaacataggCCTTTTTCATaaccaaataagaaaaaaattcttttctcttaatattgtatgagttgtagcactatccaaaaGACATAAATCTTCATTACTCATCTTGGATCCAATTGAAGACTGGGGAATTTTAATTTCTTCATAAAAAAATACATCATGAGAAATACAGAAACAACTAACATCACCAACGACAACATAAGACAACTTAAGTACtactttaaaataaaaacaacttCAGACGAGACAAAAACAccgaaaataaaaataacaacatagttgCATTCCCCAATAAAATGATCAAACATTAGTTTTTATCTCCAAAgaagtcttcaacttccaaatgAGTAATATCATCAAGGCCTTGaaaatcatcatcattcaaagcAAGATTTGTCTCGGCATTGTCATCATTTTTGTTTGAAGGCCCTACctcaaaatcatttttaaagGTCAAATGTGACTCTACTGGAGCATTAACAGAAGATGCTCCAATATTATTTGCCTTTCTTGTAAAGGAGTTTTGATAAAGCCTGACAAAATGCTCAGGTGCACGGCATTCAATTTTCCAATGACCTTTCATGCCACAGCGGTGGCAGTTACCGCTTTTGCCTCGTGAAGGATTGTTTTGAGAACTCATATTATTTTCTTGTTTGCCATGACCACCACGATGACGACTTTTATATCGTCTCTTACCATTGTCATGCCCACGTACGTTCATATGGCCATGAATATTATTCTGTCTTTTTCTAGACTTATCACGTCTAGCTGTCATATTCGCTTCAGGAAGCGGAGTTGACCCTGtaggacgggcttcatgatttttcagcAAAAGGGTATTATGTTGCTCAGCCACCAGAAGGCATGAGATcaattcagaatactttttaaaaccCTTTTCACGGTATTGCTGCTGTAATACCATATTTGAGGCATGAAAAGTCGTAAGAGTCTTTTTCAGTAAATCCTCATCATTCATAACTTccccacataatttcaattgggaagtAATTCGAAATACAGTATagttatactcacttacggtcTTAAAATCTTGCAACCGTAAGTGCATCCACTTATATCGAGCCCTTGGCAATACTGTAGCCTTAAGGTGATCATACATTTCCTTCATGCCAGTCcacaattcaagtggatctttcacTGTTAAATATtcaaccttcaaaccttcatccaaatgatgacgaaggaaaatcatggccttcgctttgTCCTGGCTTGATGCCTCATTACCATGAGTAATGGTATTACCAAGACCTTTAGCAGCTAAGTGAATCTCAGCATCGAGAACCCATGATAGATAGTTCTTTCCAGAAATATCAAGAGCCACAAACTCAAGCTTTGACAAGTTTGACATAGTGAAGACTATCAAAGAagataaataattataaattattAGGATAATAGCGTAAAGAAACGATTACACTAAACTCTTCTGATTCTGTATGATATTTAGGTGAAAAATACCAATCCAAAATGAATGATAATGGTATATTCGTCTATACGTCTATTGTTCCCAATGTACTGGATAATGAAATTTTATTAACTCCTCTTAGCTATGAGATTATTACTAGGAATATTTACTATAACGTCATGAGATTCATAATTATTTCTGTTTTCCATTGTGTTAGAAGGATTATTTCTATTTTTCAAAAGATTTACACTTCTGTTCATCGATCTTTGTCAGTATTATATTCATGAATAAAAAAATGATGTTCAACTTTATATTATGATGAAACatcacaagaaaaaaaataaaggaaccaGTATTCATTTGGCGGAATATACTCATATGTATATCTGGAAAAAACAAACTAAAGAATTATTAGGCTTGATAATTTTGATAGTAAATCATAGAGATATACCTCGTAAGAAGTGGAGTTCAACCTTGAGGTTAGagacttcgtgctgataacgtgttataaaataaaagcaatttagtaaaacatgaacaagaaataaaagcaatttagtaaaacatgaacaaaaataaagatagagaaaggaagagattttcttcttcagttgtgtgtatttttttatctattacaagacctttatataggcataaaaagtgaagaaaatatgtcatggaatatgtcattgagtatacaaaatatgtcattaagcatttgagatgaaaatcatggaagaagagtagacatccaccataatgtgatatttatcataacaataTGCTAAATTTAACCCATAAATGTGTAAttcaaattgtttgaccaaaaagtgttaagcctttttgttaaactaattaaataagatgATAATGGGTAAATCCTAGTTAAACATAATAAATTCTAGATCTGAAACGTGTTCATACAAATAACGTGGGATTGTGTTGAAGCCTATTTAATGTGATGAATATTAAATGACACTGCTATGAATGAGATGGGAATAATTATAGGCAATAAATACATTAAATGGCACTAAATGTAAATagggagaatgattcacccaaatattgaatgaggtggatgattaTTCTCTTTGACAATGATGTAAGACAAATGAACGTGGGAATATAGAGAGCTTTCTCGGATATGATGCGAGAAAATATGGGATAAACAGCAAATCGAATCTTTATGGAAAGGCAATACTTGAGAGTCAACTTTTCATGAGAGTTCTTATCATATAGAATATTACATTCCCCTTTTCTTCTCTCTACCTTTCTACTTATATGGGATATATCCCTTACCTAACATAAAGTATAAGTGCAGAGAATATTCTCCTAAAATATGTTGCTACAAAACTAGCCGTTATGGCCGACCTGAGTATTCGACATCGGCCACAGTTACTCAGCTCGACAATAGGTTCCCTCCATCTCGAGTACGACCTCGGCCTAATCGTCTCTTAGTAATCTATCTTTGAGCAAGATTCCCTTGGTCAGATTTCGatccatacagttagtcccttcgCCTGCCGAGGTTGTTTTTTGGACGAGCTCAGTGGGAGGACTTCACCATTTGCAACTTGAGAAATCTAGGCATGGCGGTCGAGTGGCAACATTTTTATGATGGGGTGACGACGTGGTTCTTCAAGAGCCACATCTGACAGTTACATTAGTTTGAGACGACATCATTTCATCATGCGTCATTATGGCGCATGTTCCTGATTTGTTACGTCATCTCCCGCACCTCTTCCATTTTGAAATCAATGTAGTGGCGCTTGGTTTTCTTGATCAGGGTGCCAGtattcttataaatagggatgGGAACCCCCATTTGATTTGTTGCACTTCTAAGTATCTAAATTTTCAAGCCTTCTCTTCTTCTCCTTAGAGTTCTTGCATCTTTATTTCTCTCCATTTTAGCGCTTTCTGCCATTGTCACCCCTTTCGTATCTGCAATATCTTCCCATTTTTTGCGACAAATATGGCTAGTGCATCTTCTAACTTTGAGGGAGCTTCTGATTCGTTTCCATTGACGATGGACACACCTTCTCACGATGAAGGAGAAGCCATGGTTGCGGAAGATAAGTGGTTCCCTACTGTGTATGAGATAATTCCACGCTCAGAAAGGGCCAGGTTAGACTTCTCAAAGTGGCCTGAAGATGATCCTGAGCTTGTTACCTCTGAGATGGATACGGCGGCCCTTGTTGAATTTAGGGCTGAATGGCGAATCCCAGACCATATCGACCTCATCCCGTCTAGTAACGATGTGGTACAAATTCATCACCCTGGATACTGCGCGTTCTACGCGTATCCATTCATCATCAGCTATACTCTCCTTCTTCCTTCCTTGGTGGAGGACTTCTGTCTCAATTATGGCATTTGTCCGGCCTAGCTATCCCCGTACATCTATAagcttttccttatgcttataaAGTATGCGGATCTAGCCAACCGTGGTATCTCTCTCCATCATCTGCTTCATCTCTTCGCCCCAAGTTTTCACAGGGGTATGATGATATACCTCTGCTATCGAGGGACCAAGGGACTGGTGGTGAAGATGTACGATAAAATAAATCgtcatttttaggttaacttCTTTTACGTCAAGACAGAGCATGTGGTGTCGAACCCTAACGGATTTCCTGAGAAGTAGAACTTTGCTCGTAAGTGTTTTTGCGAACCGGCTATTTGTTGTTTCTCTTTGGTGATTTAATCgatcttccccttttctttttctttatatgCAGCCGAGAAATCTCCTCCTTCGTTGGTCGCCGATATTCGCGACTGGGTGAGCCAAATTTTACCCCACACGGTGGGGATCCATGAGTGACCGCAATTCAATAAGAAGCTTGGACGCAAGTCTTCTTCGACCGGTGAGTCATCTCATTTTGATCTTAGTTTCTTCAACCATCATACcgtcttctcttcttttttactTGTCTTTCTTTATTGATAGGTCGGAGGGCTCCGAGGAGGGTGAGGGCTCCTACTCCTGCTTTTCGTCAGTTAGGTGCCTCGACTGGGCCTCTACTTGTTGCGACTGAAGGTGAGTCTATTCAGATTGTTTTTCCTTCTCGGACCCCAGCCTCGTGTAGATCTACCCGTCAAGTTGCTACCCCACCAGCGGAGACTCTGGCTTCTTCTTCAGTATTGCATTTAGTGGATGagttaggggtgttcaaaactgAATCGAAACTGAAACTTAATGGCTTATTAGTATCGGGTTAACGATTTAATGGACGGGGAacagattgaattttttttattaatggtTTATCGCTttggggcggattattcaattttcttaacggataatccgttaactcGTTaagaatataaaatttatttttatcgaTATTGTAGAGCCATTCAATTTCCTTCTTCTGAATGATATCATGTTTTATCTTTTTAGTTTGAGTGGGACACCTAGCTTTCCCTTTaactttattattatctttttagtTTGAGTGGGACACCTAGCTGCTGCTTTATTTATTCTTGGATGTTGTTTCTTCTAAGTAGTGGGTTAGTTAGTTATCTGGGCAGAGGTGTGTCCAAACATGTTTTTAATTATTACTCCCAACTTGTATATATGGCACTTTTAACTTTTATCCAACAAGCTTGTTCACTGGAACGAGTTTCATATATTGAAGAAAGGTGTCTCAAATATGTTGTTGTTGGAACTCGTGCAGATATGAAATGTTATCTTTCTGTGTCTTATATTTTTACTTCGATTTATTATAAGATTTACTAATTAAAAAGGCACAATCTAAACTGATCACCGTCCGATaatagctaaaccgataccaatccgcccgatatcttgttgggtggctagcggattaatacatttaaaagctaAAAACCGATAAGTtgaaccgttaagagtaaataatcGCCTAATCTGCCTGATAAGCAGCCCTAGGATGAGTCATCGCAGGGAGGGGAGGAAGAGGCTCCGCTAAAAAGGCGGAGAATAGAGGTTGGCGGCAAAGACACAGAGAACGAAGGACCAACAGAGGGTGATCGCGAGCTGACCACGGCCGAACCAGAGGGTGGCATGGCTTTGGACGCAGAAACTGCGCCTCCTTCAAATGTGGAGATTGCTTCTTTTCTAGGGGTCGTCGTGGAGAGAATGAGGCAATCAGGGGCAGCTGAAGTCATTCCGATGAGTGATCCACCGACATTGGAGCGGACCGGTGTACCTTTATCTACCAAAGAGAGGGGGAAAAATATGGTCGTGTATGGTGACGAGTTCGGTTCCGACATCAACCACGAAGAGATACGGATGTTTGATGAGGGGTTGACTCGGGTAGAGGTGAGAACGGAGGGATCTGCTCGTGCTATCGTCATTCCTTTGGATTGCAACCTGTTGATGAACACGGAAAGTGTAGTTCCTTTTTTGCTCCCCCTTTGAACCGGCGAGAACAGGAACTTAGAGATATTCAAGGATGTTGACCTATTATAAGGCATATCTGGAATGGCCTGAGGGTAGGTTTCTTACCTTTCGAGTTTTTgtacctttttctcctttctttctcaTCGTTTGTTTCTGTTGACTACTTTTtgctctctcttttctttgttcatCAGACCCTCATTTTGGAAATTGAATCCGCCCGCTGAGAAGAGAAGAAGAGGGCTTTGTTCAATAGGATGGAATCCAGGTACAAAGAGTATCGTGCCAAGCACCATGAGTTATGTCGCCGATTCGGCACGGAAGGTAATTTCCAATCTCTTAGGGACGAGCTGAAAGAGAAGGATGATGAGCTCATGAGAGTCATCGGTAGATGTAGCGATCTTGAGGGAGCGCTCAGGGCTAAGGATATGAGCTCGAGGTGAGCAAAGGGGTTGCGGCTGAGTGCATTGATCTCCAATCTTATGTAGCATCCTTACGGGCTGAGCTCAAGCAGAGTCCGATTAGAGCCAATGACCTGAGTGGAAAGTTGACTGGGAAAATGGTGGAGCTGGAGAGTACCGAGGAGGCCAGGACGATGGCTTTGGCAAGGGTGGCGGCATTGGAGGAGATTATCCGCGTCTTTAGGTCTGAACGGATGAGTGAAGCGGAAATGGCCGTGTTCAGGGAGGCACAGCTCGATGAGTGAATTGGTAAGCTAGAGAGGGAGGTTTCAAGCCTTAGCAAACAAGTTGATGCTCTCGAGGCGGAGAAGGCGTAGCTACTGGCTCGATCATCCTCCTCTCATACTTCTTCTTTCCCTGACATTCAGCGGCACCTGTACGATATGTGGATCCACGTCGAGGCTCAACTGGACATCCTCAGGAATTTGATGATAGTGGGGAAGGGTCCCGAGGCCAATTTTGAAGATGCTCGTATCAAGGCTCGAGCGGCTAGGATTGCTTGTGGTTATGACCCAGCTACTCCAGGGGCCGATGACGATGAAGGGGAGGAATAATTGGACGAGCTTGAGTCGGATGTCTGGTAGGAATAGGAATATCCTCAAGGCGATGGTGAAGATGGCATTGCTGGGTTGGGTGGTGAAGGCGATATCGGTGAAGGTGGGTATGGCGTAGAGTAGTACTTTGttcttagtttttttttgttctcttctttttctctttttttttgtgtgggtGTCTTTTTGGTTCTTTGTAAAACATTGCAATGGAATGATTATAACCCTTTGTTGTACGTTATTAGgtcttttatttttcttcgaATTGTTCTTCAAATGATCGTTTTAGTAGAATTGTGTCGTCATGTGCTATCTCGAGCATGGTCGAGTATACCTTTGGTTGAATCTAGGTGAAGTCCCATGTCATCATAATTAACTTAAATGAAGTTAACTTGTAAATCAAACTCAAGTCATGTTGAGTATGAGTTGAATTCGAGTGTGGTCGAATATAATTTTCTTactaattcgaacgaggtcgaatataagttgatttgagcgaggtcgaattatCACTTTAATTATTTCGAGCAAGGTCAAATATCACTTTAATTATTTCGAGTAAGgccgaatgtgagttaattcgagcaaggtcgaatgtgagttaattcgagcgaggtcaaatttgagttaattcgagcgaagtcgaatgtcactttaattaattcaagcaaggtcgaatgtgagttaatttgAGCGAGGTCAAATGTCACTTTAAGTAATTCGAGCAAGGttgaatgtgagttaattcgagcgaggtcgaatatcactttaattaattcgagcaaggtcaaatgtgagttaattcgagcaaggtcgaatgttgCTTTaattaattcgagcaaggtcgaatgcgAGTGCATTGGTTGGTGCGGAGTCAAACTTGGTAAAGAGGCAACATcatgtattttgtatattttgCTTACATGTATACATTGGAGAAGTTTACACATTTTCCAGACAGGCAttccagtcccagtctatctagtaCATTTATTGGGCGACCTGGAGAAGTATTGAGAGGTCGAGAAATGAACATATCAATCTGCACCTTCGATGTAATTTAACTCAAAACGTCCTCCttgtcgcctcattaaaaaccttcctgagaaaacccaattgggataaaactcgggtgagggaaaaagagtacagctCGGAGAACATTTTCCTTAGAAGTTAAAGTACTTGAGGTGACCGAtgttctagttgtttggcagtAGTTTCCCTTCCATTGTTTCCAGTTGGAATGACCCTTTGCTTGATGTTGCTGTGATTTTGTATGGATCGTCCCAATTAGTCCCTAGCTTTCCTTCTCGTGCGTCCTTGTCTGCCTATGTTTTGGCTTTGAGTATGTAGTCCTCTACTTTGAGCGGTCTGACCTTGGCTTTCTTGTTGTAGTATCGCTCTACCTGTTGTTTCTGAGCGACCATCCTTATGTAAGCCCTGTATCTTTGTTCTTCGACCTCATTAAGGTCTTGTCTTCTACTCTCGCCGTTAATTGGCCCACTCTCGTGTGAGCACCTCAGACTTGGCTCTTCGACCTCGACCAGTATTACTGTATCAGTCCTATAGACCAGCGAGTATGGCATTTCTCCTATGCTCATTTTTGACGTTATGTGGTATGCCCATAGAACTTCCGGCAGCAATTCCGGCCATGGTCCCTTAGCGTTCTCGAGCTTATTCTTCAAGATGTTCAATATTGACTTGTTGGAGGACTCCCCCTGACCGTTGACCGTAGGATGATATGGCatggagagtattcttttgatgtgccatttttcaaagGACTCGGCGGTCTTTTTTCCAGTGAATTAGGGCT of the Nicotiana tabacum cultivar K326 chromosome 7, ASM71507v2, whole genome shotgun sequence genome contains:
- the LOC107822232 gene encoding uncharacterized protein LOC107822232 translates to MSNLSKLEFVALDISGKNYLSWVLDAEIHLAAKGLGNTITHVKDPLELWTGMKEMYDHLKATVLPRARYKWMHLRLQDFKTVSEYNYTVFRITSQLKLCGEVMNDEDLLKKTLTTFHASNMVLQQQYREKGFKKYSELISCLLVAEQHNTLLLKNHEARPTGSTPLPEANMTARRDKSRKRQNNIHGHMNVRGHDNGKRRYKSRHRGGHGKQENNMSSQNNPSRGKSGNCHRCGMKGHWKIECRAPEHFVRLYQNSFTRKANNIGASSVNAPVESHLTFKNDFEVGPSNKNDDNAETNLALNDDDFQGLDDITHLEVEDFFGDKN